Proteins from one Malaya genurostris strain Urasoe2022 chromosome 2, Malgen_1.1, whole genome shotgun sequence genomic window:
- the LOC131429342 gene encoding uncharacterized protein LOC131429342, which produces MKVPMLMLFLLLGVAGTTVRGEPCLEQARPHATRCDQYFRCVLLPSETHVWVPTQCAKGLIYEPQLKTCVVPGNDWECDLSAEVLNESGENVYGINNLPAAFYTAPTVQPLKPTTVLGSDNIASDNSITDHPLAGLPAIGSDNEGYYIMLDRDGNNRTTIYRKSEQHRDDEGEEEFSGDGQLVDVELTTVSVAHEKHSSALAATGDNDDLSPTKLNSFLNDYKVKSNSATSVKSKRKQPLPADGKIHPDHMMAIITQQKKLNTYANQVKRKGDPTGGVGDKSPFYDQPIFTGRPEGSIMFNVPQRVPEESHSKAPLMSEDVIRSIIEISKQMMASHKPHMEEMYVKPIFIPVSVSSSTKDHNRLPDKPTKVMFHQMFPSLSNNTTQFSAKPIGITITNPYTLGQATIYDNLRDQVMNHPQYYNYQATVMDAYGNRYPSQQSMSNVNMFPYPPTIAYPGFNQQNYQYPNAYNNELELTNRLRNTVGYENEDYSSNENALSEEDDDDDDNDETLAAIPEEDESESVKLSSNDDNVEYDEHAEMKKLISVGGITLNYHDYKDSILPLLDANPDEVRISVLTCTLGSRQPNKTDCTKYYVCNPHNGAFQSFTCPSFTAFNAETRICDTTTYKECLIKKTQKTTTTTTTPQSTTLTRLVEIKQQNQLTTEANQLKQDLMTAHKYIDLIKKQAIKILSRNKVTTEATSGSSTLESGTVGITNPTMSSFLPSITAPNIPSTVATKRRKTKPKRKSKPSGGHSKKRTKATSKSAASKPTTTTTTTTPKPVPKAPKCKRNGKMPDPADKHNYYVCYKANPRKFIKTRMACPGHLVYCGETEYCTNEKDCKKQ; this is translated from the exons ATGAAAGTGCCAATGCTGATGCTGTTCCTGTTGCTGGGTGTCGCAGGTACGACCGTTCGAGGGGAACCTTGTTTGGAGCAAGCTCGACCCCATGCAACCCGCTGTGATCAATACTTCCGCTGTGTGCTACTACCATCGGAGACCCACGTTTGGGTACCAACGCAATGCGCAAAGGGATTAATTTACGAACCACAGCTTAAGACCTGTGTTGTGCCTG GTAACGACTGGGAATGTGACTTGTCGGCCGAGGTATTGAACGAAAGTGGCGAAAATGTTTACGGTATCAATAATCTGCCAGCGGCATTCTATACGGCCCCAACCGTTCAACCACTGAAACCCACGACTGTACTGGGCTCAGACAATATCGCATCCGACAACTCGATCACTGATCATCCACTGGCAGGCCTTCCCGCTATCGGTAGCGACAATGAAGGTTATTATATTATGCTGGATCGCGATGGAAACAATCGGACGACTATctaccgcaaatcggaacaacACAGGGACGACGAAGGGGAAGAGGAGTTTAGCGGGGACGGACAGTTGGTTGATGTGGAGCTAACGACCGTTTCGGTTGCTCACGAGAAACACTCTTCCGCATTGGCGGCAACTGGAGACAATGACGATCTATCACCGACTAAGTTAAACTCGTTCTTGAATGATTACAAAGTGAAGTCTAACAGTGCGACCTCAGTGAAGTCTAAGCGGAAACAACCCTTGCCAGCGGACGGTAAAATTCATCCTGACCATATGATGGCCATCATAACCCAACAGAAGAAATTAAACACATATGCTAATCAAGTGAAGCGAAAGGGAGATCCTACTGGTGGCGTCGGAGATAAATCACCATTCTAtgatcaaccgattttcaccggcCGCCCAGAAGGCTCGATCATGTTTAATGTACCACAACGGGTTCCGGAAGAATCGCATAGTAAAGCTCCTCTCATGTCTGAAGATGTGATCAGGAGTATCATTGAAATTTCCAAACAAATGATGGCAAGTCATAAACCCCACATGGAGGAGATGTATGTAAAGCCAATCTTCATCCCAGTGTCGGTTAGCTCCTCGACGAAAGACCATAACAGACTTCCAGACAAACCCACCAAGGTTATGTTCCACCAAATGTTTCCATCGCTTTCCAACAATACCACCCAGTTTAGTGCTAAACCGATTGGTATTACTATAACGAACCCTTATACTCTAGGTCAAGCTACGATCTACGATAACCTACGTGATCAGGTCATGAACCATCCACAGTACTATAATTACCAGGCAACAGTTATGGACGCATACGGGAATCGATATCCATCTCAACAATCCATGTCCAACGTCAATATGTTCCCTTATCCTCCGACGATAGCCTATCCCGGTTTTAACCAGCAAAACTATCAATATCCCAATGCCTACAACAACGAGTTAGAACTGACGAATCGCCTACGAAACACGGTTGGATATGAAAACGAAGATTATTCATCCAACGAGAATGCACTTTCGGAAgaggatgatgacgatgatgataatgatgaaacATTGGCTGCAATCCCGGAAGAAGACGAGTCGGAATCCGTCAAGCTTTCCTCCAACGATGACAATGTGGAGTACGATGAACATGCGGAAATGAAAAAACTCATATCGGTTGGCGGAATTACGTTGAACTATCACGATTACAAAGACAGTATTCTGCCGCTTCTCGACGCTAACCCGGATGAGGTTAGAATTTCCGTTCTAACCTGCACACTGGGGTCAAGGCAACCGAACAAAACTGACTGCACCAAGTACTATGTGTGTAATCCACACAACGGAGCGTTCCAGTCTTTCACGTGTCCATCCTTTACGGCATTCAATGCGGAAACCCGAATATGTGATACTACGACCTACAAGGAATGTCTGATTAAGAAAACACAGAAAACAACAACCACTACGACAACTCCTCAGTCAACCACGTTAACACGGCTGGTAGAGATTAAACAACAGAACCAACTGACCACGGAAGCCAATCAACTGAAGCAGGATCTTATGACTGCCCACAAATACATCGATTTGATCAAGAAGCAAGCCATCAAGATTCTCAGTCGAAACAAAGTGACAACTGAAGCCACCTCGGGAAGCAGTACCCTGGAAAGTGGAACCGTTGGAATTACCAATCCAACCATGAGCAGCTTTTTACCGTCGATCACCGCTCCAAACATTCCGTCGACCGTAGCAACGAAGCGGCGTAAGACCAAACCGAAACGTAAATCGAAACCCTCTGGCGGTCATAGCAAGAAGCGAACGAAGGCCACTTCCAAATCAGCAGCGTCAAAACCGACTACCACAACAACGACGACCACACCGAAGCCCGTTCCGAAAGCTCCCAAATGCAAACGGAATGGAAAGATGCCGGATCCGGCAGACAAGCACAACTACTACGTGTGCTACAAGGCCAATCCGAGGAAATTCATCAAGACTCGGATGGCCTGCCCGGGCCATTTGGTATACTGCGGGGAGACCGAGTACTGTACGAACGAGAAGGACTGCAAGAAACAATGA